In Microbacterium foliorum, the following proteins share a genomic window:
- a CDS encoding LysR family transcriptional regulator, with protein sequence MNLEQLRGFVEVARLGHFTRASEHLHLAQPSLSRQISTLERELGAELFHRARGHIGLTAAGEALLPRAQRMLAESDAIREEMAELAGLRRGRVRLGAPPTLCISLVAEAISTFHAAHPGVDLHLTESGSRLLVDQLAVGAVDIALITESEGPPPSGFSLTRMPLLTEELVVVSAASEPPVSSSSSMTLHHLATLPLIALDETYELRATTDAAFRSAGLTPTVVLEGAEMDALLRFVERGVGVAVVPAMVLLDQPALRSVRISHPMMRRTVSLAHRADVTPAVAVAAMRHVIVGTAAEVARRDPAITSLLD encoded by the coding sequence ATGAACCTCGAGCAGCTCCGCGGGTTCGTCGAGGTCGCCCGCCTCGGTCATTTCACCCGCGCCTCCGAGCACCTGCACCTCGCCCAGCCGTCACTGAGTCGACAGATCTCGACCCTCGAACGCGAACTCGGCGCCGAGCTCTTCCACCGGGCTCGCGGGCACATCGGCCTCACCGCGGCCGGAGAGGCGCTGCTCCCCCGCGCGCAGCGGATGCTCGCAGAGTCCGACGCGATCCGTGAGGAGATGGCCGAGCTCGCAGGGCTCCGCCGCGGACGCGTGCGTCTCGGAGCGCCGCCCACCCTCTGCATCAGCCTCGTCGCCGAAGCCATCAGCACCTTCCATGCGGCACATCCCGGCGTCGACCTGCATCTGACCGAGAGCGGGTCGAGGCTGCTCGTCGACCAGCTGGCCGTCGGGGCCGTCGACATCGCGCTCATCACCGAGTCGGAGGGACCCCCGCCTTCGGGTTTCAGTCTGACTCGGATGCCGTTGCTGACCGAGGAACTCGTGGTGGTGTCTGCGGCGTCCGAGCCTCCGGTGTCGAGCTCGTCGTCGATGACCCTCCATCACCTCGCCACTCTTCCGTTGATCGCCCTCGACGAGACCTACGAGCTGCGGGCGACCACCGATGCGGCGTTCCGCTCGGCAGGACTCACCCCGACCGTCGTCCTCGAGGGCGCAGAGATGGATGCGCTGCTCCGCTTCGTCGAACGCGGAGTCGGCGTGGCCGTGGTTCCGGCGATGGTGCTGCTCGATCAGCCGGCGCTGCGATCGGTCAGGATCTCGCACCCGATGATGAGGCGCACCGTGAGCCTGGCGCACCGCGCCGACGTCACGCCCGCCGTCGCGGTCGCCGCGATGCGGCACGTGATCGTCGGCACGGCGGCAGAGGTAGCCCGCCGCGACCCGGCCATCACGAGCCTGCTCGACTGA
- a CDS encoding AAA family ATPase, giving the protein MDSIWRPGSRRRREQPIVAVRANSDAPAPGRLWPTTIPAVAQVLREGIDLAPGVTFLVGENGSGKSTIVEGIAVAYGLSPEGGSRQAKHSTRPTESPLSEWLQLQRGVGADRWGFFLRAETMHSFYTYLEENPSSSGDVPFHEMSHGESFLALLDSRFDSPGFYCLDEPEAALSFQSTLALIAVLQRIVDGGGQVLCATHSPVLAAFPGAQILEVGEWGIRPAEWNELELVNHWRSFLQDPPRYLRHLLD; this is encoded by the coding sequence ATGGATTCGATCTGGAGACCGGGCAGCCGACGACGACGTGAGCAGCCGATCGTGGCCGTGCGGGCGAACAGCGATGCGCCCGCGCCGGGGCGGCTCTGGCCGACGACGATCCCCGCGGTGGCGCAGGTGCTGCGCGAGGGGATCGACCTCGCACCCGGCGTCACCTTTCTCGTCGGTGAGAACGGCAGCGGCAAGTCGACCATCGTCGAAGGGATCGCCGTCGCCTACGGGCTCTCGCCCGAAGGTGGGTCGAGGCAGGCGAAGCACAGCACGCGACCGACAGAATCGCCGCTGTCGGAATGGCTGCAGCTGCAACGAGGTGTCGGTGCCGACCGGTGGGGCTTCTTCCTTCGGGCCGAGACGATGCACTCGTTCTACACATACCTTGAAGAGAATCCCTCGTCGAGCGGCGACGTCCCCTTCCACGAGATGAGTCACGGCGAGTCGTTCCTCGCGCTGCTCGACAGCCGTTTCGATTCGCCCGGCTTCTACTGTCTCGACGAACCGGAGGCCGCGCTGTCGTTCCAATCGACGCTCGCGCTGATCGCCGTGCTGCAGCGCATCGTCGACGGCGGCGGCCAGGTGCTGTGCGCCACGCACTCGCCGGTGCTCGCGGCTTTCCCGGGAGCGCAGATCCTCGAAGTGGGGGAGTGGGGCATCCGGCCCGCCGAGTGGAACGAGCTCGAACTCGTCAACCACTGGCGGTCGTTCCTGCAGGACCCGCCCCGGTATCTGCGGCATCTGCTCGACTAG
- a CDS encoding L-aspartate oxidase, whose amino-acid sequence MSTRERQISTTVLVIGTGGSGLRAAIEVAEHGIDVLAVGKRPRQDAHTSLAAGGINAALGTMDEGDSWQQHAADTIKESYLLANPHTVEIVTQGAERGIRDLERWGMDFAREHDGRISQRFFGAHTFRRTAFAGDYTGLEIQRTLVAKAEQLEVPILDHVYITRLLVRDNVVFGAYGFDQSDGTRYLIHADAVILAAGGHNRIWRRTSSRRDENTGDSFRLAVDAGARLRDPELVQFHPSGIIEPENAAGTLISEAARGEGGILRNALGERFMSKYDPERMELSTRDRVALAAYTEIAEGRGTENGGVWLDVSHLPRETIMTRLPRVYQTMMELQMLDITTEPIEIAPTAHYSMGGVWVRPDDHQTDVDGLYAIGEASSGLHGANRLGGNSLIELLVYGRIVGQAAMAHAAGLDAQRRSADAVAQARAEIDDLLVADGRENVRALQRAIRNTMTQHAGVVRSEEGLRAGLAELDMIEGRMEDIGIHPDIAGFQDLAHAFDLKASALAARATLEAALERRETRGCHNRSDYPDTDPTLQVNLVWSPTGGVTHESIPEIPAEIAELMREVDTEGKLVE is encoded by the coding sequence ATGAGTACTCGCGAACGTCAGATCTCCACCACGGTCCTCGTCATCGGCACCGGCGGCTCCGGGCTGCGGGCGGCGATCGAGGTCGCCGAACACGGCATCGACGTCCTCGCCGTCGGCAAGCGCCCCCGACAGGATGCCCACACCTCCCTCGCCGCCGGCGGCATCAACGCCGCGCTCGGCACCATGGACGAGGGCGACAGCTGGCAGCAGCACGCGGCCGACACCATCAAAGAGAGCTACCTGCTCGCGAACCCCCACACGGTCGAGATCGTGACGCAGGGTGCTGAGCGCGGCATCCGCGACCTCGAGCGCTGGGGCATGGACTTCGCCCGCGAACACGACGGGCGCATCTCGCAGCGGTTCTTCGGAGCCCACACCTTCCGTCGCACCGCGTTCGCCGGCGACTACACCGGGCTCGAGATACAGCGCACGCTCGTCGCCAAGGCCGAGCAGCTCGAGGTGCCGATCCTCGACCACGTCTACATCACGCGTCTGCTCGTGCGCGACAACGTCGTGTTCGGCGCCTACGGCTTCGACCAGTCCGACGGCACGCGCTACCTGATCCACGCGGATGCCGTGATCCTCGCCGCCGGCGGCCACAACCGCATCTGGCGCCGCACCTCGTCGCGCCGCGATGAGAACACGGGTGACTCGTTCCGGCTCGCGGTCGACGCCGGCGCCCGGCTGCGCGACCCGGAGCTCGTGCAGTTCCACCCCTCCGGAATCATCGAACCCGAGAACGCGGCCGGAACCCTGATCTCCGAGGCCGCCCGCGGCGAGGGCGGCATCCTGCGCAACGCGCTCGGCGAGCGGTTCATGTCGAAGTACGACCCCGAGCGCATGGAGCTCTCGACCCGCGACCGCGTCGCGCTCGCCGCGTACACCGAGATCGCCGAGGGGCGTGGAACCGAGAACGGCGGCGTCTGGCTCGATGTGTCGCACCTGCCGCGCGAGACGATCATGACCCGTCTGCCGCGGGTGTACCAGACGATGATGGAGCTGCAGATGCTCGACATCACCACCGAGCCGATCGAGATCGCGCCCACCGCGCACTACTCGATGGGTGGCGTGTGGGTGCGTCCTGACGACCACCAGACCGACGTCGACGGACTCTATGCGATCGGCGAGGCGTCGAGCGGGCTGCACGGAGCGAACCGCCTCGGCGGCAACTCCCTCATCGAGTTGCTCGTCTACGGCCGCATCGTCGGTCAGGCGGCCATGGCGCACGCGGCAGGGCTCGACGCCCAGCGTCGGTCAGCGGATGCGGTGGCGCAGGCCCGTGCCGAGATCGACGACCTCCTCGTCGCCGACGGCCGCGAGAACGTGCGGGCGCTGCAGCGCGCGATCCGCAACACCATGACGCAGCACGCGGGTGTCGTGCGCTCGGAGGAGGGGCTGCGGGCCGGCCTCGCCGAACTCGACATGATCGAGGGGCGCATGGAGGACATCGGCATCCACCCCGACATCGCCGGGTTCCAGGACCTCGCGCACGCGTTCGACCTGAAGGCGTCGGCACTCGCCGCACGAGCCACGCTCGAGGCGGCGCTGGAGCGCCGGGAGACCCGCGGATGCCACAACCGCAGCGACTACCCCGACACCGACCCGACGCTGCAGGTCAACCTCGTCTGGTCGCCCACGGGCGGTGTGACGCACGAGTCGATCCCTGAGATCCCCGCCGAGATCGCCGAGCTCATGCGCGAGGTCGACACCGAGGGCAAGCTCGTCGAGTAG
- a CDS encoding GntR family transcriptional regulator: MVGVGTTGELESVRVTRVLRDDIVLGRRAPGSRLIERDIAAELNVSRLPVREAIRTLVSEGVVVARPRTWAVVREFTHRDIRDFGEVREAIETLIFVFAAERHTDEGIARLRAAYERELAAASAGEVEAARIAAGEFHEISAELAGNDMLSELIGVFVTRLRWLFGQHDDLLAMAEEHRLILEAVEARDTDTLRWMIPRHLASGQEAAERRLSDQAYSA, from the coding sequence ATGGTGGGGGTGGGGACTACCGGCGAACTCGAGTCGGTGCGAGTGACGCGCGTTCTTCGAGATGACATCGTGCTCGGTCGGCGCGCCCCGGGATCACGTCTCATCGAACGGGACATCGCGGCTGAGCTCAACGTGTCGCGGCTGCCCGTGCGCGAAGCGATCCGCACTCTCGTCAGTGAGGGAGTGGTCGTCGCCCGCCCGCGGACCTGGGCCGTCGTGCGGGAGTTCACGCATCGTGACATCCGAGATTTCGGAGAGGTCCGCGAGGCGATCGAGACCCTGATCTTCGTCTTCGCCGCCGAACGCCACACCGACGAGGGCATCGCGCGGCTCCGCGCTGCCTACGAGCGCGAGCTCGCCGCCGCATCCGCGGGTGAGGTCGAAGCCGCCCGCATCGCGGCGGGCGAGTTCCACGAGATCTCCGCCGAGCTGGCCGGCAACGACATGCTCAGTGAACTCATCGGAGTGTTCGTCACGCGCCTGCGCTGGCTCTTCGGGCAGCACGACGATCTGCTCGCGATGGCCGAGGAGCATCGCCTGATTCTCGAAGCGGTCGAGGCTCGTGACACCGACACCCTCCGCTGGATGATCCCCCGCCACCTCGCCAGCGGCCAGGAAGCAGCGGAACGGCGTCTCAGCGATCAGGCCTACTCGGCCTGA
- a CDS encoding SDR family NAD(P)-dependent oxidoreductase, which yields MKRLTLTGSTTVITGAASGMGADIARLLARRRVHLALIDHNADGLAALAAELEGTTVTTHVVDLRDDDAVFAAAAEITAAHRRVNALITCAGSSMLGDIDQLTMEEMRWLTDVNLWGTVSITKALLPALRSAHAAHITHLASVYALAAPAGRIPYSLSKFAVRGFSEALRHELEGTSVTVGAVYPAGVRTGIILHGRYAAAIDPAVAARAAGAQAAMYHTEPADAAAQIVRATERRRARSMIGREARLIDVLARLAPTGYWRVMRRPLREAIDTTTPIA from the coding sequence ATGAAGCGTCTCACGCTCACCGGAAGCACGACGGTCATCACCGGCGCCGCGAGCGGGATGGGGGCTGACATCGCCCGCCTGCTGGCCCGCCGACGCGTGCATCTGGCGCTCATCGACCACAACGCCGACGGACTCGCAGCCCTGGCGGCCGAACTCGAGGGCACCACCGTCACCACGCACGTCGTCGACCTGCGCGACGACGACGCCGTCTTCGCTGCGGCCGCCGAGATCACCGCGGCGCACCGCCGCGTGAACGCCCTGATCACGTGCGCGGGGTCGTCGATGCTCGGCGATATCGATCAGCTGACCATGGAGGAGATGCGCTGGCTGACCGACGTGAACCTCTGGGGAACCGTGTCGATCACGAAGGCGCTGCTGCCCGCCCTGCGTTCGGCTCACGCCGCGCACATCACCCACCTCGCGAGCGTGTACGCGCTGGCCGCGCCCGCAGGACGCATCCCCTACTCCCTGAGCAAGTTCGCGGTGCGCGGGTTCTCCGAGGCACTTCGGCACGAGCTCGAGGGCACGTCGGTGACGGTCGGCGCGGTGTACCCCGCCGGAGTCCGCACGGGGATCATCCTGCACGGACGCTATGCCGCGGCGATCGACCCCGCGGTCGCCGCACGCGCCGCAGGCGCGCAGGCAGCGATGTACCACACCGAGCCAGCGGATGCCGCCGCGCAGATCGTGCGGGCGACGGAGCGTCGCCGCGCGCGCAGCATGATCGGGCGGGAGGCGCGTCTGATCGATGTGCTCGCTCGCCTCGCACCGACGGGCTACTGGCGGGTCATGCGCCGCCCCTTGCGCGAGGCCATCGACACGACCACCCCGATCGCCTGA
- a CDS encoding asparagine synthase — MGRTADAIAEGVAIATAAARLAVKNHILIGTIAENGVFDTDKYIADAREALRAMAEESEEVERNLTELRKRARGRHSDPSGTHDYRDRDVRNLRRRAKQSHGVATKLRDMMEDEAALRVIVEEAREGAWADVRHNLDRRLRVEGMRPDQDPDYERMREARMQALRLVDLQALSSLQRAKAKRKKKQNTPDGDE; from the coding sequence GTGGGACGAACTGCAGATGCCATCGCAGAAGGCGTCGCGATCGCGACCGCTGCGGCGCGCCTCGCCGTCAAGAATCACATCCTCATCGGCACGATCGCCGAGAACGGGGTCTTCGACACGGACAAGTACATCGCCGACGCGCGCGAAGCGCTGCGGGCGATGGCCGAGGAGTCCGAAGAGGTCGAGCGCAACCTGACCGAGCTGCGCAAGCGCGCTCGCGGGCGTCACTCCGATCCCTCGGGCACCCACGACTACCGCGACCGCGACGTGCGCAACCTGCGTCGGCGGGCCAAGCAGTCGCACGGGGTCGCGACCAAGCTGCGCGACATGATGGAGGACGAGGCCGCACTGCGTGTCATCGTCGAAGAAGCTCGTGAGGGCGCCTGGGCCGACGTGCGGCACAACCTCGATCGCCGGCTGCGCGTCGAAGGCATGCGGCCCGATCAGGACCCCGATTACGAGCGCATGCGCGAGGCGCGGATGCAGGCGCTGCGGCTCGTCGATCTGCAGGCTCTGTCGTCTCTGCAGCGCGCGAAGGCAAAGCGCAAGAAGAAGCAGAACACGCCCGACGGTGACGAGTGA
- the hrpB gene encoding ATP-dependent helicase HrpB — translation MPPAAFDLAAIGAGLSFAAALDELSAALDASSSVVVSAPPGTGKTTLVPPLLASRSTGRVIVTQPRRVAARAAARRLAQLDGSPLGTRVGFTVRGERSTGPQTQVEFVTAGVLLRRMIDDPGLDGVDAVIIDEVHERALENDLLIGLLSEVRELRDDLVVVAMSATLDAARISAVLGTDDLPAPVVDHDVPAFPLVERWAPSPTPRLDERGVTWGFLHHVARTTSAAALDMVRENRDADVLVFAPGAREVSEIARRIRDASDAFDVRELHGQIPAAEQDAVIRGRSPDDRPRIIVTTSLAESSLTVPGVRLVVDSCLSRHPQRDATRGMTGLVTTAASRSSCVQRAGRATRQGPGTVIRCVDERSYAAAPARPAPEIAVTDLADAALLLACWGAPGGAGLRMIDPLPADNLADAVSVLRGLGAIDDEGRATAEGRALARVPADPRLARALRDGSPVVGSRLAAEVVAVLGGDLRIAEADVAQALIALRGGRAPDARRWRDDANRLERMVRQAPDARSGLDGVGLVIALAFPERIAHRVERTAEGATFLLASGTRAGVRGPLSAVEWLAVADVARASARAAAGSGAIIRSAAVLTEAQMERAANHLMTDRVEAEFTAGRVQARRERRVGAILRSSSPVRASAQEGRDAVRRAIRREGLGMFTWSDTAAALRRRLGLLRRELGAPWPDVSDAGLLEALDEWLAPELDALAGGTPAGRISLSSALRRLLPWPEAARLDELTPERLEVPSGSRIRIDYPDPDDATARPVVAVKLQECFGWAETPRLVDGRVPVLFHLLSPAGRPLAVTDDLASFWSGPYGQVRAEMRGRYPRHPWPEDPWAAVPTKHTKNRSAR, via the coding sequence ATGCCACCCGCCGCCTTCGACCTCGCCGCCATCGGCGCAGGCCTGTCGTTCGCGGCTGCTCTCGACGAGCTCTCCGCGGCTCTCGACGCGAGCTCGTCGGTGGTCGTGAGCGCGCCGCCCGGCACGGGAAAGACCACCCTCGTGCCGCCGCTCCTCGCATCGCGGTCGACCGGACGAGTGATCGTCACCCAGCCCCGTCGTGTCGCCGCTCGCGCAGCCGCACGGCGCCTCGCACAGCTCGACGGCTCGCCGTTGGGCACCCGCGTGGGCTTCACCGTGCGCGGCGAGCGCTCAACGGGACCGCAGACCCAGGTCGAGTTCGTCACCGCCGGGGTGCTGCTGCGACGCATGATCGACGATCCAGGACTCGACGGCGTCGATGCCGTGATCATCGACGAGGTGCATGAACGCGCACTCGAGAACGATCTGCTGATCGGTCTGCTCTCGGAGGTGCGCGAGCTGCGGGACGACCTCGTGGTCGTCGCCATGTCGGCGACGCTCGACGCCGCGCGTATCTCCGCAGTGCTCGGCACGGATGACCTTCCGGCTCCGGTCGTCGACCACGACGTCCCGGCTTTCCCGCTCGTCGAGCGCTGGGCTCCGAGCCCGACGCCGCGCCTCGATGAGCGCGGGGTCACCTGGGGTTTCCTCCACCACGTAGCCCGCACAACCTCCGCAGCGGCTCTGGACATGGTCCGTGAGAACCGCGACGCCGACGTGCTGGTCTTCGCACCGGGCGCGCGCGAGGTGTCGGAGATCGCCCGCCGCATCCGCGACGCGAGCGACGCGTTCGACGTGCGGGAGCTGCACGGCCAGATCCCCGCGGCGGAACAGGATGCCGTGATCCGCGGCCGCTCCCCGGACGACCGCCCGCGCATCATCGTCACGACGTCGCTCGCAGAGTCCTCTCTCACGGTGCCGGGTGTGCGTCTGGTGGTCGACAGCTGTCTGTCGCGGCATCCGCAGCGCGATGCCACCCGCGGCATGACGGGCCTGGTCACGACCGCCGCGTCGCGTTCGTCGTGCGTGCAGCGCGCTGGTCGAGCGACACGACAGGGCCCCGGCACCGTCATCCGCTGTGTCGACGAGCGCTCCTATGCGGCGGCTCCCGCACGCCCGGCCCCCGAGATCGCGGTGACCGACCTCGCGGATGCCGCTCTGCTGCTCGCCTGCTGGGGCGCTCCGGGCGGCGCGGGTCTGCGCATGATCGATCCGCTGCCCGCAGACAACCTGGCCGATGCCGTCTCGGTGCTTCGCGGTCTCGGCGCGATCGACGACGAGGGTCGCGCCACCGCCGAGGGCCGCGCACTCGCTCGGGTTCCTGCGGATCCTCGGCTCGCCCGCGCTCTCCGCGACGGCAGCCCGGTCGTCGGCAGCCGTCTTGCGGCCGAGGTCGTCGCGGTGCTCGGCGGCGACCTGCGTATCGCCGAGGCCGACGTCGCCCAGGCCCTCATCGCCCTGCGGGGCGGACGCGCACCGGATGCGCGTCGATGGCGCGACGACGCGAATCGCCTCGAGCGCATGGTCCGACAGGCACCGGACGCGCGATCAGGACTCGACGGCGTCGGCCTCGTGATCGCGCTGGCGTTTCCCGAGCGGATCGCCCATCGTGTCGAGCGCACCGCCGAGGGAGCGACGTTCCTGCTGGCGTCCGGCACCCGGGCGGGGGTGCGTGGTCCGCTCTCGGCCGTCGAATGGCTCGCCGTCGCCGACGTCGCCCGCGCCTCGGCACGGGCGGCTGCCGGCTCCGGCGCGATCATCCGATCGGCGGCCGTGCTCACCGAGGCGCAGATGGAGCGCGCGGCGAATCACCTGATGACCGACCGTGTCGAGGCGGAGTTCACGGCGGGCCGCGTCCAGGCGCGCCGCGAACGCCGCGTCGGCGCGATCCTGCGTTCGTCCTCGCCCGTGCGGGCGTCGGCGCAGGAGGGGCGCGATGCCGTGCGCCGCGCGATCCGGCGTGAGGGACTCGGCATGTTCACCTGGTCTGACACGGCCGCCGCGCTGCGCCGTCGGTTGGGCCTGCTACGACGCGAGCTGGGCGCACCCTGGCCCGATGTGTCGGATGCCGGGCTGCTTGAGGCTCTCGATGAGTGGCTGGCGCCCGAACTCGACGCTCTGGCCGGTGGCACGCCGGCGGGGCGGATCTCTCTGTCGTCGGCACTTCGCCGACTGCTGCCGTGGCCCGAGGCGGCGCGCCTCGACGAGCTGACCCCGGAGCGTCTTGAGGTGCCGAGCGGATCCCGCATCCGCATCGACTATCCCGACCCCGACGACGCCACCGCTCGCCCGGTCGTCGCCGTGAAGCTGCAGGAGTGCTTCGGCTGGGCGGAGACCCCTCGGCTGGTCGACGGGCGGGTGCCGGTTCTGTTCCATCTCCTGTCGCCCGCGGGGCGTCCGCTCGCGGTCACCGATGACCTCGCCTCGTTCTGGTCAGGTCCGTACGGCCAGGTGCGCGCCGAGATGCGGGGACGATACCCCCGGCATCCCTGGCCGGAGGATCCCTGGGCCGCCGTGCCCACGAAGCACACCAAGAACCGCTCGGCTCGCTAG
- a CDS encoding L-serine ammonia-lyase, iron-sulfur-dependent, subunit alpha: MTAYVSAFDLFSIGVGPSSSHTVGPMRAALEFAHRLRSTGAIDRVARIGCTLYGSLGATGIGHGTPDAVVAGLRGLAPETCDPADVRAAWTDLRDGATVRIDGSHEIPFSKTDIVFEPRTRLPGHPNAMTITAWDAAGGVVAEETYYSVGGGFIRRDGQDAKLASAPLPYSYADAASLLALCDEHGLSIAEVARLNETAERPEEEVAAGLDAIWDAMAACVDNGLHSDGVLPGMLKVKRRASAIRGQLEEAEADGHRELPGEWLGAFALAVNEENAAGGRVVTAPTNGAAGILPAVAMYWWRFLADSGLGVGNAVTPYGELVGSALLGFGAEASLVAVGAIDDPDAVAEANRRRGIRRFLLTATALGSLFKANASISGAEGGCQAEVGSACAMAAGGLTAVMGGTNRQIENAAEIAMEHHLGLTCDPIGGLVQIPCIERNAIAASTAVTAARLALRGDGSHYVSLDAVVETMRQTGIDMSTKYKETSEGGLAVNVIEC; encoded by the coding sequence GTGACAGCGTACGTCTCGGCCTTCGACCTCTTCTCCATCGGAGTGGGGCCTTCGAGCTCCCATACCGTCGGGCCGATGCGGGCGGCGCTCGAATTCGCCCATCGCCTGCGCTCGACAGGAGCGATCGATCGCGTCGCGCGCATCGGGTGCACGCTGTACGGCTCTCTCGGCGCCACCGGAATCGGACACGGAACACCGGATGCCGTGGTCGCGGGCCTCCGCGGACTCGCCCCGGAGACCTGTGATCCGGCCGATGTGCGGGCGGCGTGGACAGATCTCCGCGACGGTGCGACGGTGCGAATCGACGGGTCTCACGAGATCCCGTTCTCGAAGACCGACATCGTGTTCGAGCCTCGCACCCGACTGCCCGGTCACCCGAACGCCATGACGATCACCGCGTGGGATGCCGCGGGGGGCGTCGTCGCCGAGGAGACCTACTACTCCGTCGGCGGCGGGTTCATCCGTCGGGATGGACAAGACGCGAAGCTCGCCTCGGCCCCGCTGCCGTACTCGTATGCCGATGCCGCGTCCCTGCTCGCGCTGTGCGACGAGCACGGACTGTCCATCGCCGAGGTCGCGCGTCTGAACGAGACCGCCGAGCGCCCCGAAGAGGAGGTCGCCGCCGGACTCGACGCGATCTGGGATGCCATGGCGGCGTGCGTCGACAACGGACTGCACTCTGACGGTGTGCTGCCCGGCATGCTCAAGGTCAAGCGTCGCGCGAGTGCGATCCGTGGGCAGCTCGAAGAGGCCGAGGCCGACGGGCATCGGGAGCTGCCGGGGGAGTGGTTGGGTGCTTTCGCGCTCGCCGTCAACGAGGAGAACGCGGCGGGCGGTCGGGTCGTCACCGCTCCGACGAACGGTGCCGCCGGCATCCTCCCCGCCGTCGCCATGTACTGGTGGCGGTTCCTCGCCGACTCGGGCCTCGGCGTCGGCAACGCGGTGACGCCCTATGGCGAGCTCGTCGGCAGTGCATTGCTCGGCTTCGGCGCGGAGGCGTCGCTCGTCGCGGTCGGAGCGATCGACGACCCCGACGCGGTCGCCGAGGCGAACCGCCGCCGCGGCATCCGACGCTTCCTGCTCACTGCTACTGCTCTCGGATCGTTGTTCAAGGCGAACGCGTCGATCTCGGGGGCCGAGGGCGGATGCCAGGCCGAGGTCGGCTCCGCGTGCGCGATGGCCGCAGGCGGCCTCACTGCCGTGATGGGTGGCACGAACCGACAGATCGAGAACGCCGCCGAGATCGCCATGGAGCATCACCTCGGGCTCACCTGCGATCCGATCGGCGGCCTCGTGCAGATCCCGTGCATCGAGCGCAACGCGATCGCCGCCTCGACCGCGGTCACGGCTGCGCGCCTCGCGCTGCGCGGTGACGGCAGCCACTACGTGTCGCTGGACGCCGTCGTGGAGACCATGCGCCAGACCGGCATCGACATGTCGACCAAGTACAAGGAGACCAGCGAGGGCGGCCTCGCGGTCAACGTGATCGAGTGCTGA